Proteins co-encoded in one Papaver somniferum cultivar HN1 chromosome 5, ASM357369v1, whole genome shotgun sequence genomic window:
- the LOC113278711 gene encoding uncharacterized protein LOC113278711, protein MGNFKRRIKQYTKDCAVRIKSFMWECSYDYMVFKNFDLKHQPIKPQRIIEVSFFLPARNQILICCDGSSRGNPGAAGYGFVCRDELGGCIYAGATGLVIATNYIAELMAITGAAEWAIQNNKLDICINSDSKAAVSAYMSGRLPWFMQVRWKRIKEILNNIQLVHSLREVNFSADSMAKKGAGLVRGGKLIFNSKPSFIPDLESPEKIYYRFC, encoded by the coding sequence ATGGGGAATTTCAAGAGAAGAATAAAACAGTATACAAAGGACTGTGCAGTGAGAATAAAAAGCTTTATGTGGGAGTGTAGCTATGATTACATGGTCTTTAAGAATTTTGATCTTAAACATCAACCAATAAAGCCTCAAAGAATTATTGAAGTGAGTTTCTTCTTACCTGCAAGAAATCAGATACTCATATGTTGTGATGGGTCATCTAGGGGCAATCCAGGTGCAGCAGGATATGGTTTTGTTTGCAGAGATGAATTGGGAGGTTGTATATATGCTGGAGCTACTGGCCTGGTAATTGCAACTAATTACATTGCAGAATTAATGGCTATTACAGGTGCAGCTGAATGGGCTATACagaacaacaagcttgatatatgtATTAACTCTGATTCTAAAGCAGCAGTGAGTGCATACATGTCAGGAAGACTGCCTTGGTTCATGCAGGTAAGAtggaagagaataaaggaaatattGAATAATATCCAACTTGTACATAGCTTGAGAGAAGTAAATTTCTCTGCTGACTCCATGGCAAAGAAGGGTGCAGGATTGGTGAGAGGGGGAAAGCTCATTTTCAATTCAAAACCAAGTTTCATCCCAGATTTGGAATCACCTGAGAAAATTTACTATAGGTTTTGCTAa